The following are encoded together in the Anopheles nili chromosome 3, idAnoNiliSN_F5_01, whole genome shotgun sequence genome:
- the LOC128724570 gene encoding WD repeat and HMG-box DNA-binding protein 1 — translation MPFKRSPMRYAHIMGYTSVAYQEDGNCIISVGYDGDFRIWNGIGDDDPPTVCVGEHVWCALQYDDRVLLATDLNTVQGYKYPSLHKDGIEFRFTAFVTCIAKCESHIAAGSEDATIKIVSKLNGEQHDLENVGGPVLSIDVSKNNLFAASIGDGRLCIWEVKLGSVELKKTLEGFPKVKSFEAAVYFSSPSFEPNTGSRLAYPIGKEVIVLNTVTWEVVKKFTNSKLYSDLTVCRFSPMGDYVAAGSATGEIVIWDYETGKPVAGDDLHDGNAVTKIVWNPKNNGELAISDANGQVGTISDIFIEADEEDEDGNDIVARAEKETEDDNDEAFDDLFVAYPKTGNNKNDAEDDDEQNENCIELEKLKSQIMGATQKSDVQSDVDEDEDDRGTVLSERALVAKSFPQQCPFQPGASPYSLEHCYLVYNHVGVVRRHATDKENSIEVEFHDSQQHHGIHLNNYLNHTMAGLSETVLAMACPSEDGNPSKVVCINQAGFGNREWTYTMPGCEEIIAITASDKIVVVATDSRLIRVYTARGTQREVITVAGPIVALAAYGDHFLVAFHSAPANEDQHISLMIVTCVNFKLRCREVRVPLTAASELRWIGYSDRGSPVVFDTAGMLNIYHAASNLWLPIYHAENLPSKGASDNLFIIKVVESMQHVQLILCRGSKYPLTNPKPIPVEVKFSLPMCDMDTEKDCLEDELVRSLYLKVNDSDKLLKETAVKLFALACKNESEQRAKELVETIASSQLIPLVIKYASKIRRYHLAESLAPLLANFQEQEVQEEKLEQESIRESTAIVAELEHINLEAITKKDTTPKIKPLPVGTRKSSNPFRKTMTADDGRSSPASSLSHAGANSSNPLEHLTGKAIGFSGMGTSSPSLGSSLASSTEGGQDENRPQNSGTPAGGGIKFLPWFEQHQERLQKQHPGVAEADLIKIGMREYKTHHQKTPALSSGTGTEHDSPKVSEKRKLDDSEQPESGVSKLAKFGFVKTS, via the exons ATGCCATTTAAGCGATCACCGATGCGGTATGCTCATATTATGGGCTACACCAGTGTTGCCTACCAGGAAGATGGAAA CTGCATTATTAGCGTGGGATATGATGGAGATTTCCGTATATGGAACGGTATCGGCGACGACGATCCTCCGACTGTGTGTGTCGGCGAGCATGTGTGGTGTGCCTTGCAGTACGACGACCGTGTGTTGCTGGCCACCGACCTGAACACGGTACAGGGATATAAATATCCTTCATTGCACAAGGATGGAATTGAGTTTCGTTTCACCGCATTTGTTACGTGCATAGCTAAATGCGAATCG CACATTGCTGCCGGTTCGGAAGATGCAACCATTAAAATTGTATCGAAGCTCAACGGAGAACAGCATGATTTGGAAAACGTAGGAGGGCCTGTGCTGAGCATAGATGTCAGCAAGAACAATCTTTTCGCAGCCAGTATTGGCGACGGAAGACTGTGTATTTGGGAAGTGAAGCTTGGTTCCGTGGAGTTGAAGAAAACCTTAGAGGGGTTTCCCAAGGTGAAAAGCTTCGAAGCAGCCGTGTATTTTt CATCGCCTTCCTTCGAACCAAACACGGGGTCGCGACTTGCATACCCAATTGGGAAAGAGGTAATCGTTCTCAACACCGTCACCTGGGAAGTGGTGAAGAAATTCACCAATTCAAAACTATATTCCGACTTGACGGTGTGTCGTTTCTCTCCCATGGGAGATTATGTGGCAGCGGGCAGTGCTACGGGAGAAATCGTCATTTGGGATTATGAAACGGGCAAACCCGTCGCAGGTGATGATCTGCATGACGGAAATGCTGTTACGAAAATCGTGTGGAATCCAAAGAACAACGGCGAGCTGGCTATTTCAGATGCTAACGGGCAGGTTGGCACGATATCAGACATTTTCATTGAAGCCGACGAGGAAGATGAAGACGGAAATGATATTGTAGCGAGAGCTGAGAAAGAGACTGAAGACGACAATGATGAGGCGTTCGATGATCTTTTCGTCGCGT ATCCAAAGActggaaacaacaaaaatgatgCAGAAGACGATGATGAACAGAACGAAAATTGTATCGAGCTAGAAAAGTTAAAATCACAGATTATGGGCGCGACTCAGAAATCCGACGTGCAGTCCGATGTCGATGAAGACGAAGATGATCGTGGTACAGTACTTAGTGAACGTGCTTTAGTCGCAAAATCCTTTCCTCAGCAGTGCCCATTTCAACCGGGGGCTAGCCCTTACTCGTTGGAGCATTGCTATCTGGTCTACAACCACGTCGGGGTTGTGCGTAGACACGCAACAGATaaggaaaattcaattgaGGTGGAGTTTCATGACTCCCAGCAACACCACGGCATCCATCTGAACAACTATCTGAACCACACGATGGCGGGATTGAGCGAAACCGTACTGGCGATGGCTTGTCCTAGCGAGGATGGCAACCCCAGCAAAGTGGTTTGCATCAACCAGGCCGGATTCGGGAATCGTGAATGGACTTACACAATGCCAGGCTGCGAAGAAATCATCGCCATAACCGCATCAGATAAAATAGTCGTCGTTGCCACTGATAGCCGTCTGATACGGGTTTATACGGCGCGAGGAACGCAAAGAGAAGTGATAACGGTGGCAGGACCCATCGTTGCCCTAGCCGCATATGGGGATCATTTTCTTGTTGCGTTTCATAGCGCCCCCGCAAACGAGGATCAGCACATCAGCTTGATGATTGTCACGTGCGTGAATTTTAAATTGCGCTGCCGTGAGGTGCGCGTTCCCCTAACGGCCGCCTCGGAGCTCCGGTGGATTGGATATTCCGATCGAGGATCACCTGTTGTGTTTGACACGGCGGGTATGTTGAATATTTATCACGCCGCCTCCAATCTCTGGTTACCGATTTACCATGCTGAGAATTTG CCGTCCAAAGGGGCCTCGGATAACCTGTTCATCATCAAAGTAGTGGAATCGATGCAACACGTTCAGCTGATCTTATGTCGAGGATCCAAATATCCATTGACTAACCCCAAACCTATTCCGGTAGAGGTGAAATTTTCACTTCCCATGTGCGATATGGACACCGAGAAAGATTGTCTGGAGGATGAATTGGTGCGCTCACTGTACCTTAAAGTAAATGATTCTGATAAACTGCTGAAGGAAACGGCTGTCAAATTATTTGCG CTGGCCTgcaaaaatgaaagcgaacAACGAGCGAAAGAATTGGTGGAAACGATTGCCTCGAGTCAGCTGATCCCCTTGGTTATTAAGTATGCGAGCAAAATCCGTCGTTATCATTTGGCAGAAAGCTTAGCTCCTTTGCTTGCTAACTTCCAGGAACAG GAAGTTCAAGAGGAAAAATTGGAGCAGGAAAGCATCCGTGAAAGTACAGCCATCGTAGCCGAACTGGAGCACATCAATCTTGAGGCGATTACGAAGAAGGACACTACACCAAAAATA AAACCGCTTCCAGTTGGCACGCGAAAGTCGAGCAATCCATTCCGCAAAACGATGACCGCGGACGATGGAAGATCATCACCCGCATCGTCCCTGAGTCATGCCGGTGCCAACAGCAGTAATCCCTTGGAACATTTAACCGGCAAAGCGATAGGATTCTCGGGCATGGGCACCAGCAGTCCGAGCTTGGGTAGTTCACTCGCTTCATCGACCGAAGGGGGGCAGGATGAAAACCGTCCCCAGAACAGCGGTACACCCGCTGGAGGCGGCATAAAATTTCTTCCTTGGTTCGAGCAGCACCAGGAAAGGCTACAAAAGCAGCATCCGGGGGTCGCGGAGGCGGATCTGATCAAAATAGGCATGCGTGAGTACAAGACACATCATCAGAAAACGCCAGCACTGTCATCGGGGACGGGCACGGAACACGACTCTCCAAAGGTGTCCGAGAAGCGGAAACTGGACGACAGTGAGCAGCCAGAAAGTGGAGTTTCAAAGCTCGCAAAGTTTGGCTTTGTAAAAACAAGCTGA
- the LOC128722987 gene encoding mitochondrial enolase superfamily member 1-like, giving the protein MEKDRCLNITTLAAKDIRWPTSLGAHGSDAMHTDPDYSCVYVTISTAEGPTGYGMTFTLGRGTDIVLLAVRSMKRFVEGRTTASIFERFGQFWREITSDSQLRWIGPEKGVTHLAVAAIVNALWDLWGRIRCKPVWKLLAEMEPEELVSTIDFRYIEDVITPEEAVAFLHETKATRNERIEFLVKNGYPAYTTQIGWLGYSDDTIRGLCRKYLKAGFKAFKTKVGQDLQNDIKRCQLIRDEIGWENQLMIDANQTWNVPTAIDWVKSLKDFKPLWIEEPTSPDDVLGHAKIAEALREHSIGVATGEMCCNRVMFKQFMQANALEFCQIDSARIGGINEILSVYLMAKKFKVKVCPHAGGVGLCEMVQHLQMWDYCSVSCTMEERMIEFVDQQHDQFVYPAAINEKACYIAPRDPGYSTELKEDAIQQFEYPNGTEWKRLFDEAIFLRETY; this is encoded by the exons ACTCGTGTGTTTATGTGACGATCTCAACGGCAGAAGGTCCTACCGGATACGGCATGACGTTCACACTCGGCCGTGGGACGGATATCGTCCTGCTTGCCGTTCGTTCGATGAAGCGCTTTGTCGAGGGTCGCACGACAGCTAGCATTTTCGAACGTTTTGGCCAGTTCTGGCGTGAAATAACGAGCGATTCTCAGCTCCGATGG ATCGGACCCGAGAAGGGTGTCACCCATCTGGCGGTAGCAGCGATCGTCAATGCTCTGTGGGACCTTTGGGGTCGTATCCGGTGTAAACCCGTGTGGAAGCTGCTAGCGGAGATGGAACCAGAG GAACTAGTATCAACGATAGATTTTCGCTACATCGAAGATGTTATTACACCAGAAGAAGCCGTAGCATTTCTCCATGAAACGAAGGCCACACGGAACGAGCGCATTGAGTTCTTAGTAAAAAATGGATACCCAGCATATACTACACAAATAG GATGGCTTGGGTATAGCGATGATACGATACGCGGATTGTGTCGTAAGTATTTAAAGGCTGGTTTCAAAGCTTTCAAAACGAAAGTAGGCCAGGATTTGCAGAACGATATTAAACGTTGCCAATTGATACGAGACGAAATCGGTTGGGAGAATCAGTTG ATGATTGACGCCAACCAAACGTGGAATGTCCCAACGGCTATCGATTGGGTAAAGAGCTTGAAAGATTTTAAGCCGCTGTGGATTGAAGAGCCCACATCTCCGGACGATGTGTTAGGTCATGCCAAAATCGCAGAAGCATTGAG AGAACATTCAATTGGGGTAGCGACAGGAGAGATGTGTTGCAATCGCGTGATGTTCAAACAATTCATGCAGGCTAATGCGCTCGAGTTTTGTCAGATTGATTCCGCTCGTATTGGAGGGATCAATGAAATATTATCCGTCTATTTGATGGCCAAAAAGTTTAAAG TGAAAGTGTGTCCTCATGCCGGTGGTGTCGGGCTATGCGAAATGGTGCAACATTTGCAAATGTGGGATTATTGCTCCGTGTCGTGTACAATGGAGGAACGCATGATAGAATTCGTCGATCAGCAGCACGATCAGTTCGTGTACCCAGCAGCGATCAACGAAAAGGCATGCTACATAGCACCAAGAGATCCTGGATATTCGACGGAGCTAAAAGAGGATGCAATTCAACAGTTTGAATATCCaaatggaacggaatggaaacgtCTGTTCGATGAAGCTATTTTCCTGCGAGAAACTTATTAA
- the LOC128722986 gene encoding inner nuclear membrane protein Man1: MDNLDQLADDELRLRLMQSGFPNLPVTYTTRNILIKKLRHHIESENQKMRRESSKAARYSSGEESDNNDGGPKATLAQRKITSSSSTRSARNQRATVGPTGGQPVSMPPPASVRPSVSRLTVSSISSPAASKQHNLSGNTFAGANGAGPNHHRFAVTTGNSNKKATLSPTGGSSIYISPLIVHDNEDEDYPSSLLRGGSGGGGAVGSGSLRSYGGGTTGTSASHSSLFRKTALSAGNITPPSANSSMYSNAGSSGAENNNSSGGSIMLNDSNGSNGTGTSGGTASTVDSPYVSEYTKRLMQLRGETVSHENFNSAIGGIIGRRSVNNAGGVAPATSPRYSAPTSQLHHLRPLAFHQQPVPAGGLLHHPLRTGGHPHLLNSKGMLGGVPGGSVPLGSPGSIIAGNHIRQRYSRLSGSNEFNENDIVTHAQPSPDPSSIPFRATIGNLIAKLDEDYGFKQTFIPCALLCLLVVFLVSVAFMYMTISTDLASTLNSIDTRYELCEHGGSQQDATKCVLPADVEPALELLKLIGNELKLRVERHHCRRDGDTAESGLMSAGEVLKYAKEYSPSVLIPQLTRHLHAMEYLIDRNPQWRINHCDAGGEPMTYEQVLEHRSAKTNHFTIFKPKLPFTCMIYNKFQKFFVIVGGLALTAIVVIVAKYFFKFVMHVKQRRRDQVNRLISEILHAVSQAAVNASDAAMTGKDTAASQAGVVINHLRDRLLGMDNRRRLGWVWNEALSFLEQHESRIAFEVGTIGGEDFKMMRWIDTAPLATVPGAAGPGSSGRLSGSPASPVSGPCTKKWQSPAFDNSNKIHDPPTPCLKIRQMFDKYEVNDPNLKTIVQDAILEKVGGRCKIYDIQLDRSSCCVYVRCASAKDAGIVHDEINGWWFDNRLVSIKFLRLERYLQRFPRSLSGPACLKPSNKNNSSMSHQLGLNNNGGPAGAGRRFSANGSKAGGGSRTMNEDLDTDPEEYEEGEGDGDEDEEEDEEDEEELMAVDARSGNNSRRNVGRRSGPLAEMRRRANGQDEHREDEQEDD, translated from the exons ATGGACAATCTGGATCAGCTCGCGGACGATGAGCTGCGGCTTCGGTTGATGCAGTCCGGGTTTCCGAATCTCCCGGTAACGTACACCACGCGCAATATTCTGATAAAAAAGCTGCGCCACCAcatcgaaagcgaaaatcaGAAGATGCGCCGCGAATCGTCGAAGGCCGCGCGGTATAGCTCAGGTGAGGAGTCGGACAACAACGACGGTGGTCCGAAGGCGACCCTGGCGCAAAGGAAAAT TACGTCCTCCAGTTCGACCCGCTCCGCACGTAACCAACGCGCCACCGTGGGCCCAACGGGAGGACAACCCGTGTCGATGCCTCCACCAGCATCCGTCCGGCCATCTGTGTCCCGCCTCACCGTCAGCAGCAtatcatcaccagcagcgtCCAAGCAGCACAATCTTAGTGGCAACACTTTTGCCGGAGCTAACGGTGCCGGTCCTAATCATCACCGTTTCGCAGTCACAACCGGCAATAGCAATAAGAAGGCAACACTTTCGCCAACCGGCGGCAGTTCCATCTACATCTCTCCGCTCATTGTGCACGACAACGAAGACGAGGACTACCCATCGTCTTTGCTGCGTGGTGGAAGCGGAGGGGGAGGTGCTGTAGGATCGGGATCACTTCGAAGCTATG GTGGTGGAACGACTGGGACATCCGCTTCGCACAGCTCCTTGTTCCGGAAGACGGCCCTTTCCGCGGGAAACATTACACCGCCATCCGCAAACAGCAGCATGTACAGCAACGCCGGTAGTAGCGGAGCagaaaataacaacagcagTGGTGGCAGTATCATGCTGAACGATTCGAACGGCTCGAACGGTACCGGAACGTCGGGAGGTACTGCTAGTACGGTAGATTCGCCGTACGTCAGCGAATACACGAAGCGGTTGATGCAGCTGCGCGGAGAAACGGTGTCGCACGAAAACTTCAACAGTGCCATAGGTGGCATCATCGGCCGCAGGAGCGTCAATAATGCCGGAGGAGTCGCACCGGCAACCTCCCCGCGATACAGCGCCCCCACAAGCCAATTGCACCATTTGCGACCACTTGCTTTCCATCAGCAGCCGGTACCCGCGGGCGGTTTACTGCACCATCCATTGCGGACTGGTGGCCACCCGCATCTGTTGAACAGCAAGGGCATGCTGGGAGGTGTGCCCGGTGGTTCCGTTCCGCTTGGGTCGCCCGGTTCCATCATCGCCGGAAATCACATCCGCCAACGGTACAGTCGATTGTCGGGATCGAACGAGTTCAATGAGAACGATATTGTGACGCACGCACAACCCTCGCCGGATCCGTCGAGCATACCGTTCCGGGCGACGATCGGGAACCTGATCGCAAAGCTCGATGAGGATTACGGTTTCAAGCAAACCTTCATCCCGTGTGCCCTGCTCtgcctgctggtggtgtttctGGTGTCCGTCGCGTTCATGTACATGACCATTAGCACCGATCTGGCCAGCACGCTCAACTCAATCGACACGCGTTACGAGCTCTGCGAGCACGGCGGGAGTCAGCAGGATGCCACCAAGTGCGTCCTGCCAGCGGACGTCGAACCGGCCCTGGAACTGCTCAAACTAATTGGCAACGAACTGAAGCTCCGCGTCGAGCGGCATCATTGTCGGCGCGATGGGGACACGGCCGAATCGGGGCTGATGTCGGCCGGCGAGGTGCTTAAATATGCCAAGGAGTACTCCCCGTCCGTGTTGATACCGCAGCTAACGCGCCACCTGCATGCGATGGAGTATCTGATCGATCGGAACCCGCAGTGGCGCATCAACCACTGTGACGCCGGTGGCGAACCGATGACGTATGAGCAAGTTCTCGAGCACCGCTCCGCCAAGACGAACCATTTCACGATCTTCAAACCGAAGCTGCCCTTCACGTGTATGATCTACAACAAGTTTCAAAAGTTCTTCGTCATCGTGGGCGGATTAGCGTTGACGGCGATCGTTGTGATCGTTGCTAAGTACTTCTTTAAGTTCGTGATGCACGTGAAGCAGAGGCGGCGTGACCAAGTGAATAGACTTATCAGTGAGATACTGCACGCCGTTAGCCAGGCGGCGGTGAACGCGTCCGATGCCGCAATGACCGGAAAGGATACGGCGGCGTCACAAGCAGGAGTCGTGATCAATCACCTGCGGGATCGTCTGCTTGGTATGGACAACCGGCGTCGGCTCGGGTGGGTTTGGAATGAAGCGCTTAGCTTCCTGGAGCAACACGAGAGCCGAATTGCGTTCGAGGTCGGTACGATCGGCGGCGAGGATTTCAAAATGATGCGCTGGATCGATACTGCCCCGCTTGCCACCGTACCCGGTGCTGCTGGTCCCGGGAGTAGTGGGCGCCTAAGTGGTTCCCCGGCTTCTCCAGTAAGCGGTCCGTGCACAAAGAAATGGCAAAGCCCGGCTTTcgacaacagcaacaagaTCCACGATCCGCCGACACCGTGCCTCAAAATCCGGCAGATGTTCGACAAGTACGAGGTAAACGATCCAAACCTGAAGACAATCGTGCAAGATGCCATCCTGGAGAAGGTGGGCGGTCGGTGCAAGATCTACGACATCCAGCTTGACCGTAGCAGCTGCTGCGTATATGTGCGATGCGCTTCGGCAAAGGATGCTGGGATCGTGCACGACGAGATTAACGGATGGTGGTTCGACAATCGTCTGGTGTCGATCAAGTTTTTGCGGCTCGAGCGGTACCTGCAGCGATTCCCAAGGTCCTTGTCGGGTCCAGCTTGCTTGAAACCATCGAACAAGAACAACTCCTCCATGAGCCATCAGCTCGGACTGAACAATAATGGAGGCCCAGCCGGCGCGGGTCGACGCTTTTCGGCCAACGGCAGCAAAGCGGGAGGTGGTAGTCGTACAATGAACGAAGATCTCGACACCGATCCTGAAGAGTACGAGGAAGGCGAAGGCGATGGTGAcgaggacgaagaagaagacgaggAGGATGAGGAGGAACTGATGGCAGTGGACGCTAGGTCTGGTAACAACAGCCGCCGAAACGTTGGCCGTCGATCCGGACCGTTGGCAGAGATGCGACGAAGAGCCAACGGACAAGACGAGCATCGGGAAGATGAGCAGGAGGACGACTAA